A genomic segment from Pungitius pungitius unplaced genomic scaffold, fPunPun2.1 scaffold_86, whole genome shotgun sequence encodes:
- the micos13 gene encoding MICOS complex subunit MIC13, protein MAARILPVVKLATKVTIAGGALYIACDSGLLGSSEQGSEALNKAKAAVPPAVEEWMKYFGLETRLPTIPKVEFSPVEAWNSGVRRSISSLSEAPTKATQYTNQGLQYLKELTK, encoded by the exons ATGGCGGCAAGGATTTTGCCCGTAGTGAA GCTGGCCACCAAGGTGACCATCGCGGGAGGAGCTCTGTACATCGCCTGTGACTCCGGTCTGTTGGGAAGCAGTGAGCAGGGCTCCGAGGCACTGAACAAGGCCAAGGCTGCAGTCCCCCCCGCAGTAGAAGAATGGATGAAGTACTTTGGCCTGGAG ACTCGGCTTCCAACCATACCTAAGGTGGAATTCTCCCCAGTTGAGGCGTGGAACTCTG ggGTGCGGCGGTCGATTTCATCTCTTTCGGAGGCTCCAACAAAAGCAACTCAATACACAAATCAGGGATTGCAGTATCTAAAAGAGCTCACCAAGTGA
- the zmp:0000000521 gene encoding spindlin-1 encodes MSKKRGRKRSSGELSDTSTPDPNSILGVRIQHNWREKGNQSKWKGTVLDRLSVNPSLFMVKYDGFDCVYGIELFKDERVSNLQVLTEKVVNNKIKIPPGAEELVGKAVEHLFEKEDGEKNEWRGMVLSRAPIMTNWYYITYEKDPVLYMYQLWDDYADGDLRILPEAENKHLLPADRKPGEETESLVGKQVEYVTDKGVKRTGLVIYQVPAKPSVYYIKYDDDFHIHVYDLVKTT; translated from the exons ATGTCCAAGAAAAGGGGCAG AAAGCGGAGCAGCGGGGAGCTGAGCGACACGTCGACCCCGGACCCCAACAGCATCCTGGGAGTGCGCATTCAGCACAACTGGCGCGAGAAGGGCAACCAGAGCAAGTGGAAGGGGACGGTGCTGGACCGGCTCAGCGTGAACCCGTCCCTCTTCATGGTGAAGTACGACGGCTTCGACTGCGTCTACGGCATCGAGCTGTTCAAGGACGAGCGGGTGTCGAACCTGCAGGTCCTGACGGAGAAAGTCG TAAACAACAAGATTAAGATTCCCCCCGGGGCGGAGGAGCTGGTGGGCAAAGCTGTGGAGCACCTGTTTGAAAAGGAGGATGGGGAGAAGAACGAGTGGCGAGGCATGGTCCTCTCCAGAGCTCCCATCATGACCAACTGGTATTATATCACTTATGAAAAGGACCCCGTGCTTTATATGTACCAGCTGTGGGACGACTACGCCGACGGAGACCTCCGGATTCTGCCCGAAGCAG AGAACAAACACCTGTTGCCGGCAGACAGGAAGCCGGGAGAAGAGACGGAGAGCCTGGTGGGGAAGCAAGTGGAGTACGTCACCGACAAGGGCGTGAAGAGAACGGGCCTGGTGATCTACCAGGTCCCGGCCAAGCCCTCCGTCTACTACATCAAATACGATGATGACTTTCATATCCATGTCTATGACCTGGTGAAAACCACCTAG
- the LOC119216648 gene encoding serine protease 53-like, protein MLALHKLLLLHLLASLGLIADGSKIIDGEIAPENSMPYMVSVQTWLGHNCGGVLVHDDFVLTAAHCEEPQFPLKWVVVGTNNLKENKGQVIQIKKKYMHPSYENVESGNDIMLLKLSSKVDLGNEAQTIPLATAEANVGQSCRVAGWGRTESKMTSEDLRVVNISIIDPEACRRVWPIPLPSDVICAGGYETTKGFCQGDSGGPLVCGGKVVGLVSFNHEKICKYPDQPNVYTDVFKYLAWIKVTIKHETPRDTQDVLFSEKLQKVWIRPDTMTTIVLLLLLLLVLNGADGSRIVGGRDAAPASRPYMASLQIRGQHNCGGALVREDFVLTAAHCQIRGQYTVVLGGDSLTADEATKQEFRAVRSFPHPGYNDNENENDIMLLKLNARASLTQAVQLIGLKSGRMKAPGQCLTAGWGDIADNGTLATRLQEVNVTILAQRRCQRRWRGVPIARTMVCGIGDGGIQGFCSGDSGGPLVCEGEAAGVVSFSGRQCGNPRTPDVYTRISSFREWIADVLRDN, encoded by the exons ATGCTCGCTCTGCACAAACTCctgctccttcacctcctgGCGTCTCTCGGACTCATCG CCGATGGGAGCAAAATCATCGACGGGGAGATCGCCCCGGAGAACTCCATGCCGTACATGGTGTCGGTGCAGACCTGGTTAGGTCACAACTGTGGAGGGGTCCTGGTCCACGACGACTTCGTGCTCACTGCTGCGCACTGCGAAGA GCCACAGTTTCCCCTTAAATGGGTTGTTGTTGGCACCAACAATCTCAAGGAAAATAAGGGACAagtaattcaaattaaaaagaaatacatgcaCCCATCCTATGAAAATGTTGAATCGGGAAATGACATCATGCTGCTCAAG ctgTCCTCCAAGGTGGACCTGGGCAACGAGGCGCAAACGATTCCTCTCGCCACCGCGGAGGCAAACGTTGGACAGAGCTGCCGGGTGGCCGGGTGGGGACGCACGGAGAGCAAGATGACCAGCGAAGACCTGAGGGTGGTGAACATCTCCATCATCGACCCGGAAGCCTGTCGGCGGGTTTGGCCGATTCCTCTTCCCAGTGACGTCATCTGCGCAGGCGGTTATGAAACCACCAAAGGATTCTGTCAG GGAGATTCTGGTGGCCCCCTGGTGTGCGGCGGCAAGGTCGTCGGTTTGGTGTCTTTCAACCACGAGAAAATCTGCAAATACCCGGATCAACCCAACGTCTACACCGACGTGTTCAAGTACCTCGCCTGGATCAAAGTGACCATCAAACATG AAACGCCGCGGGATACGCAAGACGTTCTCTTCTCTGAAAAATTACAGAAGGTGTGGATTCGACCAGACACCATGACAACcatcgtgctgctgctgctgctgctcctcgtcCTGAACG GGGCTGACGGCTCGCGCATCGTCGGAGGCCGAGATGCCGCCCCGGCGTCTCGCCCCTACATGGCCTCGCTGCAGATCCGAGGGCAGCACAACTGTGGGGGGGCCCTGGTGAGGGAGGACTTCGTGCTCACTGCAGCACATTGCCAGATACGCGG ACAGTACACCGTTGTACTCGGAGGCGATTCCCTGACCGCCGATGAGGCTACGAAGCAGGAGTTCCGTGCAGTCAGGTCCTTTCCACATCCCGGCTACAACGACAACGAGAACGAGAACGACATCATGCTCCTAAAG CTCAACGCCAGGGCCAGCCTGACCCAAGCGGTGCAGCTGATCGGCCTGAAAAGCGGCAGGATGAAGGCACCGGGCCAGTGCCTCACAGCCGGCTGGGGGGACATAGCGGACAACGGCACCTTGGCGACGAGGCTGCAGGAAGTCAACGTGACCATCCTGGCACAGAGGAGGTgccagaggagatggagaggcgTTCCCATCGCCAGGACGATGGTTTGTGGCATCGGGGACGGCGGCATTCAAGGCTTCTGCTCG GGGGATTCGGGCGGACCGTTGGTGTGTGAAGGAGAAGCAGCGGGCGTCGTCTCCTTCTCTGGACGCCAATGCGGAAACCCCAGGACCCCCGATGTCTACACGCGCATATCGTCCTTCAGGGAATGGATCGCGGACGTGCTAAGAGATAACTAA